From the genome of Nicotiana sylvestris chromosome 1, ASM39365v2, whole genome shotgun sequence:
TTTGTCATGTTTCTGTGAATCAATTAATGCATTATATTGAAATTAAGTGCCTCGTCTGTTGGAAGTAGTTGTTATTAATGCATATTATTTGAGATGAACCTAATTTCGCTATTACTACATTGTTTGTCTATTTAATGTGCATTTCCAAGATTCTCGGTCTTTTGAATTTCCCATCAATCATGAAACAGGAAAAggaagggaaaaaaagaaaagaaaattgttcCCATTCTCCCACCTTAATATGTTCGTTTTTGTTTCAAATatatcttgattttgaaatgagAACAAATGCAGCATTGAGAAGATATGAAGCAGCAGGGTGGCTCAGAAAGACAGTCGGAGTGGTTGCGGCTAAAGATTTGCCGGCGGAGCCTTCAGAAGAAGATTTCAGACTTGGATTGCGCAGTGGAATTGTGCTTTGCAATGTTCTTAATAAAATTCAGCCCGGTGCCGTGCAAAAAGTGGGGGTTTATGAAGCTCCTTTGGTTCAACATTTTATCTATAATCAGTTTCAGCTAGTCATTGACCTAGTTCTACTTTGGTTTATTAGGTAGTTGAAGCACCTCCTGATTCTGTTAATGTCCCTGATGGGGCAGCTCTTTCTGCGTACCAATATTTTGAAAATGTCCGCAACTTCCTTGTAGCGGTTGAAGAAATGGGGCTTGCCTCTTTCGAAGCATCTGATTTGGAGAAAGTAAGTAGATGATTTGTGGATAATTTGATGTTTGTTTGATCTTGTGTTAGTTATGCTCTAAGCTAGTTGATCGAACACCTAAAGACACCTCTTGAACCAAAGTTTGAAATGTTCTATCATTTCCTGAATTAGGGAGGGAAATCTTCCAGAATTGTCAATTGTGTGCTAGCACTGAAATCATATGCAGAGTGGAAACAAGGAGGTGGAAGTGGATCATGGAAATACAGTGGGAACTCAAAACCATCATCGGCAGGAAAGCAATTTTTCCGAAGAAATTCTGAGCCATTCATGAATTCAATCTCAAGGACTTCATCTATCAGCGACAAGTCTCTTGATAGCACTGAGCCTGATGCTCGTGAAATGGTTTGTAATCTTATTTTGTAATGTTTGGCATCTCAAAATATGTTGAACGAGGTAAATATCTTAATCTTTCATTTCCAGGTGAACACAGGGTCCTTGCATATGCTTGTTCGCGAGCTTCTCTCTGACAAGAAGCAAGAAGATGTTCCATTTGTAAGTGATCTTAGCTTGATTTCCACAATCTTGGAAAAGGGATTCCACAGAAGGGTTTGATATGTTTCATGTAAACAGCTCTTTGTCTCATTACTGCTACTTCATTCAGTTGCTAGGGATTATGAATGATAATCATTTTTTTTCCCGATAAGGTGAATGATAATCATCTTTCTAAATGTGATTCCCAATAGACAGCTCTGATGACAATTAATCTGCCATATAGAGAAATACGCTAATCTTCACAACAGGGTCCACGTAATTAGCTTACTTCTCTAGCTTCCCTCAGAGGGTAAAGGCTTAGTAAGGACAGTAAATCTAGTCTATAAGATTTGATGTTTGCATGGATAGTTAGAAAGAGGCATCACccaagaaatatagagtacaacAGATGCCATCATTCCGTTGTTGTAGCAAACTACAATACTAGGTTATCTTATTCCTACAATCAGATTCTCCCAAAGTTCTAGAAAATGTCTCTGGAGAGGAACATAGACTTGGAACTTTGGGATCAAGCAGGCTTCTTCCTCTAGTATCCTATTGGTTATAGAGTTCTTTGAAAAAATAGTTGATGGTCCGCTTACCTGAAATAAACAAGTTTCTCATTTTGGACAGATTGTGGAGAATATGTTGAGCAAAGTTATGGAAGAATTTGAGCATCGGCTAGCCAGCCAAAGTGAACAGGTTGGAGCTCCTTCATTACTGGTGTTTTTGTTTTACTACATATTGTATGAGGCTTCTTCTTCCCAACTTCTTGTTTTCTTACCTGCATCTGAAATATGACAGAACAGATTGCTCCTTTTAGCAGTTGAAATATGATGAAAGTATCACACTGTCCTATTTTGCTTACAGTTGGGTCTTACATATTTTCGGTGATATGACAGTTGAAGACCTCCCATAAAGAGACAGCTGTTTCAAATACCGATGGATCTCCCTTGGAGCTTACACGTGAGGAGACGCAGGTCGCAATGGTCAAGGATGAAGAAAAAGCAGCCTCTGAAGGGACATGCGACAGGATAAACATAAATGATGGTGTATCAACAACACAGGTTGTAAAGCAGCTTATGCTGGTTGAACAACAGCATAGAGAAGTACAGGTATAGGAGTTCTTCTGCAAATCAGAGAATGAAGTATGTTTGGGTTCAGCTGATTGATTGATATACCCTGTTCATAATCTGTAGCAATTGAAATCTACTCTCCATGCTGCTAAAGTAGACATGCAGTTTCTTCAACTGAAATATCAGGAGGAAGTCAGCAATCTAGGTACAACTGAATAGAACTGTTTCATGCTAATTGAGATTGTGACTGGGATTTAGCAACTAAATTCTCTTTTGAAAAGGTAAACATCTGCATGGTTTAGCTCACGCTGCTTCGAGTTACCAAAAGGTTCTGGAGGAAAATCGAAAGCTTTACAATCAAGTGCAAGACCTTAAAGGTAAACACTGTTTTATAGAATAAGCTCTAATTTCATTGCAATCTGCTGGTAGATACTAACCACTGTTCTGCGTGTACATTTACATATTTGGACAGGGAACATCAGAGTGTATTGCCGGGTGCGACCATTCTTGCCTGGCCAACAAAACGGTCTAAGCACTGTGGATCACATAGATGACGAGAATATTACAATAACTACTCCTTCAAAGTATGGAAAAGAGGGAAAGAAATTATTCACTTTTAACAAGGTCTTTGGTCCTTCTGCAACCCAAGGTCGCTAAGTTCCTTATACTTTTCCTTTTTCATGAACATCACAGCTTTAGATATCATACTAACAGTCTCTATTTATCACAATGCAGCGAAAGTGTTTGCAGATACACAGCCTTTGATCCGGTCTGTTCTTGATGGCTTCAATGTTTGTATCTTTGCTTACGGACAAACAGGATCAGGGAAAACACATACGATGGTTAGGCAGTTACTAATTTTCGAACTGTTTAATCATAGAAGTGGATATCACTTGGTTAAGAGAAAAGGCAAAAACATTATGTTAATTGTTCCTAAATTGTTTTACCTACAGACTGGCCCATCAGATCTCACGAAGGAGACCCTTGGTGTGAATTACAGGGCATTGAGTGATCTATTCCTTATCTCAGAACAGAGAAGAGATGTTATTTCTTATGATATTTCAGTTCAGATGGTTGAGATTTATAATGAGCAAGTCAGAGATCTCCTTACCCCAGATGGTGTTAACAAAAAAtatcctttgtgcaaccattcaTTCCTTTGCCTTTTCGTATTACTATTAGCTCTCTATCTTTTTGGTCTCTTAAATGTTTGAACTTAACTTCTAAATACAGTAGAAATTCGTAATAGTTCCCAGAAGGGTTTCAATGTACCTGATGCAAATCTTGTTCCGGTAACATCAACTTCTGATGTAATGAATCTGATGAACCTTGGGCACAAGAATCGTGCAGTGAGTGCTACTGCCATGAATGACAGAAGTAGTCGCTCTCACAGGTGCTCCTTATATGTCCTTTTTCTATTTTCCTGTCTTAAGGTGGAAGTTACTGTTGATTTAAGTTCCTTTGCTCTGTATATAAATATTTATGTTTGCATATTTGCAGTTGCCTTACAGTTCATGTTCAAGGAAGAAACATGACATCTGGTGCAATTCTTCGTGGTTCCATGCACCTCGTTGACCTAGCAGGAAGTGAAAGAGTGGACAAGTCAGAGGCAGTTGGTGATAGGTTGAAAGAGGCTACACATATCAACAAGTCTCTTTCTGCTTTAGGAGATGTCATATCTTCACTTGCTCAAAAGAACTCACACGTTCCCTACAGGAATAGTAAGCTTACGCAGTTGCTTCAAGATTCTCTTGGTAAGATCTTTGTGCTGTAGGCATagaactcccccccccccccaatcttTCTGGTTTTCAAGTTTTGGCTTTCATATCTATCAGGAGGGCAAGCAAAAACTTTGATGTTTGTTCATATAAGCCCTGAGCTTAATGCTGTTGGAGAAACACTCAGCACTCTGAAATTCGCTGAACGGGTTTCTACAATTGAGCTTGGTACTGCGCGGGTCAACAAGGAGAGTTCTGACGTCAAGGAACTAAAAGAACAGGTTTCAAAATTGCCATATTTTTGGTTTATCagtgaacttataggcatgaacTGCTTTTCCCTTCTACAATGTAGATAACAAAATGACAATTCTTTTCTTCAAAAGATGTAGTCCAGAAGAATTGCATTTGGATTTTAAGTTTAGTTTTTCCCCTTCAACAGATTGCCGGTCTTAAGGCAGCCTTAGCAAGGAAGGAAGAAGAGCAAGGGCGCCGCCCAATTTCCAGATCAAGTACTCCAGAAAGAGTCAGAACAGGATCTTGCGGATCTTCTCTTTCTTCTAGTTGCCAGAGTATGGTAGACCTTTCAAGCCATCATAGACAGCTGATGGAAGATGTTGGTAGTAACATAGAGGTATATTTTTTTCGTACATGCCTCATCTAGCTTTTACCCTCATAtgtaatattattaattaatCAAGTAATACAAATTTTATGTTTCACTGGTTGCACATTGTAATTTTTATCATACAGAATAGAAACATACCAATGCCAGTTGCACAAGAGTTTTGTTTTGCTATAGTCACTAACCATTCTACAGCCTCGAAACTATCTTATACGAATTTAGATGTAACATGGTTTTCAAAGAAGTAAAAATGTTCATTATATGCTTCTGCATACATTCTAGGTATTCTCCTATGAGGGGATTGAGTCATTAGCCCCTTATCTATCTAGGAAACAAAGTCATTACCGGGCTAACTACCCGGCTAACCCATCTTCTGATTCCCTCTTGAACATGTTCCTCTTCATGCGTTTCTCTGACTTCTTGATAGTTCAAGTCTCTCCAGCTTAGTAAACCAATCAGGCTAAGGACATTCTTCCCCCCTGCTATCCTTCGTATTCTGATTACAGAAGGAACAAATGTATCTTTCCCTCTATGCAGTTTACTTGCATTGGGAGCTCAAAGTTGTCGATGTTTTCAAATCTTTTCTCAGGTTAAGAAGAAGTCTGCGTCAAAGATGAGAAGGCGAAGCTTAGATCCCAAAGACTTTCAGATGAATTCTCCTCCCTGGCCACCAGTCAATAGCCCTGCATCAAGGGAAGACGACAAAGAATCAGTCTCTGGTGATTGGGTTGACAAAATTATGGTGAACAAGCAAGATGGTCTGAGTAGAAGTAGTTCCTTAAGAGGATGGGAAGACGAAACTAGGCATTCATCTGACCTATTATATACGAAATGCTCCTCTGACGGTTCAAAGGTGTATCCTGAACAACCTATAAACAAAGTTGCAGCAAATAAAAAGGACGGCCAAGACTACGAGGCAAGTAGGATTCCGTCTGAAGCAGGTTCCATGGATGATTTGGATGACGTGGAAACTGCAACAAGTGACTCGTCTGAGCTCGAATTCCCTTGGCAACCAAATCTTCAGAAAGTTAGTCAGACTCCCAATGGACTGGGATCAAAACTCAAAAAACCTAGTCCTAAGCAAGTGAAGAAGCCAGAAATAAGGTATCAACTCATGAGAGCATTTTACTTGTTAATTTTGAACTGCCTGCATTAAGAAGCTGCTTATATCTCCATGCATTGGCATAATAAGAAGTATACTTCAACTTTTGAAGTTTGTGTGTGCCTCGTCTAAAAGCTTAAATTGATCAAAAGGGATACTTTTTATCTATTTATTTGGTCTACAACATCAATAATTGTCTGTAAATACATGCTTGCTTAACCTTTAGCAAATGAGCTTTTCTACCAACTCAAGTAAACAAACtaaaactaaatcaacaaatatGTCAAATGAAacaacatgcacactaacctgtTTCTATGCAAATCAATGCAGGAGCTTGATTCCCCCACCACCAACTAGGAGACTTTCTAATGGGATGGTTTCACCATCTGCAAAAACAGGAAGAGCAGCTGCTTTAGAAGGAAAGCGAAAAACAGTGAGTGGCAAGTGATAAATGTTCTTACTTAGCTGAGTTTGATGCTTAAGCAACCAAAGATGTGCATTTGTGtatcctttttctttcttttttttcttgtcaATCTTTTCACTCTGCATTCTTTAGAGTGAAAGAGAGCGAGCGTGTGGCAATAGCTTCAGTTGCCAGCTTTTCCTCCAGCGGTGATCTTGAAATTGTTTTTGGTGTCCCACTGATGAGTTTCCAGTTGTTCATATGGTTGTTGGCTTGTCCTTCATTTTTTTCCATTCTTTTGGGATGCAGAATGTAAGAAAATGcagaaaatgagaaaaagaaataatagaattATAGATACCAATTACTTCTTTTAATGTGTCAATGGACTTGGAGTCGAGTAATTTCAAGGGCAAAGATCACTTTTAGCCCGTGTCTGAAACTATTTATATCTGGTAGCCACAAAAATGTATTAAATTTGTATattacacacacatatatatatattattttttatttttctgctatTATTTTGAGACTGGCTATATCTTTTCTATTTGTTGGCCGAGGAAGCAATCCTTTGTGGATGAGCTACAAATTTGTTGTTTCGTTGCATTTAAAACCAAGTGAAATGGAAACATGGTTGAACAAGCATTAAACGAGTGTCACGTTATCGGTTTTTTGTTTTGGTTGCATTTGCCAACTTTATAAATTTAATATAATTGTCATAATGCATGTGGAAATTGTCATAGTGGACCCTTAAAGTTGTCAAGATTTTTATTTTGGCACATCAACTAAGCTTTGTTCCTATTAAACATTTAAGGCAAGTTAAAAGTGTgtctaaaataaaaatatatattggCAACTTTAACAATCACCCTTTTCACATTATTACAGTCAATTGTCTTAAACtcttaggggttgtttggttggaatacgatttatacaggtataagttatgccggtataagttatattgggataagttatgctgggattagttatgttggaattgttgtttattcattgtttggtgttgtattaagaatgacaattgcataatttctaagaagaaggtataagttataccggtgctaattaccccaccttctataaggtataagttatcccagtattaaaattaacaccgggataacttatacctggtttgctaaccaaacagagtattaaggtggtattaaatttttataccacttTTATACCTTCTTATatctcataccaaacgaccccttgaTTATGAAGCTTTCGTTCTACCATAAGCTACTTAGTTTCTAATTTTTGATATTATTATGTCAATAAGCTATTAATTAATTCTTTATATATGATATGACATTCTACTTCAAAAAGAAACAAAGTAAAATATAGTGTTTTaacgaaaaattaaaaataaaaagggaagcgCTTGATCATAAAAGGGAAGCACTATTGTTATGAAAGACAAAATTACGGAATAATGCACTTCATAAGCTCACCTTGCTTTTTTCTTTAGCTCAGTTACAAGTTTGTAAATGTGTAGTCAAATATCAATAAGCTTAGATCCGATTTTTTTCCCGTTTTTTTATTCTCTATATCTTCATGCATGAAACATCCGTGAGTTTTCATTCTCCTTTTTCCTCAAGTTGGTACATATATATCACAGCTACAAAAAACGCAAAAATATACGTGAGAAACTTAAAATCTCATCTCCTTTAATGTTAATCTTGTTAAATTTCAaatatgattttgtgagaaatttggagtgaatATTGTTTGAACTTATTAGAAATAGTTTAAATAGGCTGTATACAAAGTTTGAAGTCATTTGATGGAGA
Proteins encoded in this window:
- the LOC104245534 gene encoding kinesin-like protein KIN-14I; translation: MAMEEGILAISVASVVEDVLQQHGKRLSDIDLASRKAEEASLRRYEAAGWLRKTVGVVAAKDLPAEPSEEDFRLGLRSGIVLCNVLNKIQPGAVQKVVEAPPDSVNVPDGAALSAYQYFENVRNFLVAVEEMGLASFEASDLEKGGKSSRIVNCVLALKSYAEWKQGGGSGSWKYSGNSKPSSAGKQFFRRNSEPFMNSISRTSSISDKSLDSTEPDAREMVNTGSLHMLVRELLSDKKQEDVPFIVENMLSKVMEEFEHRLASQSEQLKTSHKETAVSNTDGSPLELTREETQVAMVKDEEKAASEGTCDRININDGVSTTQVVKQLMLVEQQHREVQQLKSTLHAAKVDMQFLQLKYQEEVSNLGKHLHGLAHAASSYQKVLEENRKLYNQVQDLKGNIRVYCRVRPFLPGQQNGLSTVDHIDDENITITTPSKYGKEGKKLFTFNKVFGPSATQAKVFADTQPLIRSVLDGFNVCIFAYGQTGSGKTHTMTGPSDLTKETLGVNYRALSDLFLISEQRRDVISYDISVQMVEIYNEQVRDLLTPDGVNKKVEIRNSSQKGFNVPDANLVPVTSTSDVMNLMNLGHKNRAVSATAMNDRSSRSHSCLTVHVQGRNMTSGAILRGSMHLVDLAGSERVDKSEAVGDRLKEATHINKSLSALGDVISSLAQKNSHVPYRNSKLTQLLQDSLGGQAKTLMFVHISPELNAVGETLSTLKFAERVSTIELGTARVNKESSDVKELKEQIAGLKAALARKEEEQGRRPISRSSTPERVRTGSCGSSLSSSCQSMVDLSSHHRQLMEDVGSNIEVKKKSASKMRRRSLDPKDFQMNSPPWPPVNSPASREDDKESVSGDWVDKIMVNKQDGLSRSSSLRGWEDETRHSSDLLYTKCSSDGSKVYPEQPINKVAANKKDGQDYEASRIPSEAGSMDDLDDVETATSDSSELEFPWQPNLQKVSQTPNGLGSKLKKPSPKQVKKPEIRSLIPPPPTRRLSNGMVSPSAKTGRAAALEGKRKTVSGK